One region of Epilithonimonas zeae genomic DNA includes:
- the rpsK gene encoding 30S ribosomal protein S11, whose protein sequence is MAKQTKVVKKRKVKVEAIGEAHIQASFNNIIISLTNKAGEVISWASAGKMGFRGSKKNTPFAAQMAAENCSQVAFEAGLRRVKVFVKGPGAGRESAIRTLHNSGIEVSEIVDVTPMPHNGCRPPKRRRV, encoded by the coding sequence ATGGCAAAACAAACTAAAGTAGTTAAAAAAAGAAAAGTAAAAGTTGAGGCTATTGGTGAAGCGCATATTCAGGCTTCTTTCAATAACATCATCATTTCTTTAACAAATAAAGCAGGAGAAGTTATCTCTTGGGCTTCTGCCGGTAAAATGGGATTCAGAGGTTCTAAAAAGAATACTCCATTCGCAGCTCAAATGGCTGCAGAAAACTGTTCTCAAGTAGCTTTCGAAGCTGGTCTTAGAAGAGTTAAGGTGTTTGTAAAAGGTCCAGGTGCTGGTAGAGAGTCTGCAATCAGAACTTTACACAATTCTGGAATCGAAGTAAGTGAAATCGTTGACGTGACGCCTATGCCTCACAACGGTTGTAGACCACCTAAAAGAAGAAGAGTTTAA
- the rpsM gene encoding 30S ribosomal protein S13 translates to MARISGIDLPKNKRGVIGLTYIYGVGRSTASEILKNAGISEDKKVNEWNDDELAAIRGYISDNVKVEGELRSEVQLNIKRLMDIGCQRGIRHRLGLPLRGQRTKNNSRTRKGKRKTVANKKKASK, encoded by the coding sequence ATGGCGAGAATTTCAGGTATTGATTTACCAAAGAACAAAAGAGGCGTTATCGGTCTTACTTACATCTACGGTGTTGGAAGAAGTACTGCTTCAGAAATTTTGAAAAACGCTGGAATCAGCGAAGACAAGAAAGTCAACGAATGGAATGACGATGAATTGGCTGCAATCAGAGGTTATATCTCAGACAACGTAAAAGTTGAAGGAGAATTACGTTCTGAAGTGCAATTGAACATCAAGCGATTGATGGACATAGGATGCCAACGAGGAATACGTCACAGACTAGGACTACCTTTAAGAGGCCAGAGAACGAAAAACAACTCTAGAACCCGTAAAGGAAAGAGAAAAACAGTTGCTAACAAGAAAAAAGCAAGTAAATAA